In Thermosynechococcus sichuanensis E542, a single genomic region encodes these proteins:
- the coaE gene encoding dephospho-CoA kinase (Dephospho-CoA kinase (CoaE) performs the final step in coenzyme A biosynthesis.) produces MSRPFRLGITGGIACGKSVVAAYLQQQYRVPIVDADVLARQAVAVGTPIYQAIVDRYGGKICRRDGSLDRPRLGEIIFAQPQERQWLEAQIHPWVIAEMERAIDTCDQPLMALVIPLLFEAHLEGLVDHIWVVAATPKQQLDRLQQRDRLSGHAAAQRLASQLPLEEKIQRADIVLWNTGSLEELYRQVDQAFSLLGRNGKGS; encoded by the coding sequence GTGTCTAGACCCTTTCGTCTCGGTATCACTGGGGGAATTGCCTGCGGTAAATCTGTGGTGGCTGCCTATTTGCAGCAGCAGTATAGAGTCCCCATTGTCGATGCCGATGTATTAGCGCGGCAGGCGGTTGCCGTGGGGACACCCATTTATCAAGCCATTGTCGATCGCTATGGGGGTAAGATTTGCCGTCGTGATGGCAGCCTTGATCGCCCCCGTTTAGGGGAAATTATTTTTGCTCAACCGCAGGAGCGCCAATGGCTAGAGGCGCAAATCCATCCTTGGGTGATTGCCGAGATGGAGCGAGCGATTGACACCTGCGATCAACCCCTGATGGCCTTGGTCATTCCTCTGCTCTTTGAAGCGCACCTTGAAGGCCTTGTGGATCATATATGGGTGGTGGCCGCCACACCAAAGCAACAATTAGACCGTCTTCAGCAGCGCGATCGCCTCTCTGGACATGCAGCCGCCCAACGCCTAGCCAGTCAACTGCCCCTAGAGGAGAAAATTCAGCGGGCAGACATAGTGCTCTGGAATACCGGCTCTCTTGAGGAACTTTATCGTCAGGTGGATCAGGCCTTTTCCCTACTGGGCAGAAATGGCAAGGGAAGTTAG
- a CDS encoding hybrid sensor histidine kinase/response regulator, with translation MHQPVFDRILPAFFYERIATVLLAEASHRGATVLSREDVIASADAPFLVIVAETFALLLQAEPVPQMSAYRVEILTDPRAIARFLRKIRSQAPVSRRPLIRAMLQQLTALNSQEQMLPADLAIALMAVLSEETTAQCQSCQPLVTAALNERQAQERLLHQVTTQIRQSLELPELLKTAVDRIREFLNVDRLLVGQFGETQGELHGQITYESCRDGSIPSVLGLWDECWQWSALPSSSYQRLHRGETIVVSDIEQFYAEVPCLQSFAARWQIKAWLIVPILVQEKLWGVLIAHQCDRPRQWQPQEVEFLTHLSQHLSIAIYQAQLYSELQQQKATLEQRVNERTQALREALSAMEAAHRIKNDFLATMSHELRTPLTCVIGVSATLLRWPLDPAKQREYLEIIHESGTHLLELINSILDLSQAEFGRSHLHRSAFSIRQLCTDCIEIVKPQAHRHQVNLHHQLMIPPSRDRFWGDYRRIQQILINLLSNAIKFTPAMGEVILRAWWKEDELIFQVQDNGIGIPAHLQPLLFQKFQQLDSSFGRAYTGAGLGLALTKQWVDLHHGWIDVDSTEGKGSTFTVGLPAIASDPLPEPSKHRLDVPPLATTDVLVEPEGRIVLVSEDEATATLICSILTTAGYQVIWLVDGEVERLLALTPIAVLLAEPFSYGDVQELVDQLRQRCTPEQLKIFILGSGGNYQGVDRYIPLPINPESFLQQVTMGLTSLAISAQ, from the coding sequence ATGCACCAGCCCGTCTTTGATCGAATTTTACCAGCATTTTTCTACGAGCGAATCGCTACAGTCCTGCTCGCAGAAGCTAGCCATCGCGGGGCAACGGTTCTTAGCCGTGAAGATGTTATAGCGTCTGCCGATGCCCCTTTTCTCGTCATTGTGGCAGAGACCTTTGCGCTGCTGTTGCAGGCAGAACCCGTACCGCAGATGAGTGCCTATCGGGTGGAAATTCTCACTGACCCTAGGGCGATCGCCCGGTTTTTACGCAAAATCCGTAGCCAAGCTCCTGTGAGCCGCCGCCCTCTGATCCGCGCTATGTTGCAGCAACTCACTGCCTTGAACAGCCAAGAACAGATGTTGCCCGCTGATCTGGCGATCGCCCTGATGGCTGTCCTCAGTGAAGAAACCACTGCCCAGTGCCAAAGTTGCCAACCCCTAGTGACGGCTGCCCTCAACGAACGCCAAGCCCAAGAACGGCTGCTGCATCAGGTGACAACCCAAATTCGCCAGAGCCTTGAGCTGCCTGAACTCCTGAAAACAGCCGTAGATCGCATTCGTGAGTTTCTGAATGTAGATCGGTTGCTGGTGGGGCAATTCGGTGAGACCCAAGGGGAACTGCACGGGCAAATTACCTATGAATCCTGCCGCGATGGGAGTATTCCATCTGTTCTAGGGCTATGGGATGAATGTTGGCAGTGGTCAGCCCTACCCAGCAGCAGCTATCAGCGCCTCCATCGTGGCGAGACCATTGTTGTCAGCGACATTGAGCAGTTCTACGCTGAGGTGCCCTGTCTCCAGTCCTTTGCTGCCCGCTGGCAGATCAAGGCATGGTTGATTGTGCCAATTCTGGTTCAGGAAAAACTCTGGGGAGTGCTCATTGCCCACCAGTGCGATCGCCCCCGCCAGTGGCAACCCCAAGAGGTGGAATTTCTCACTCACCTCAGTCAACACCTGAGCATTGCCATTTACCAAGCGCAACTTTACAGCGAACTACAACAGCAAAAGGCCACCCTCGAACAGCGGGTGAATGAACGTACCCAAGCGTTGCGGGAAGCCCTCAGTGCCATGGAAGCCGCCCACCGCATTAAAAATGACTTTTTGGCCACCATGAGTCACGAACTGCGTACCCCTCTCACCTGTGTCATTGGGGTTTCTGCCACCCTCTTGCGCTGGCCCCTTGATCCAGCAAAGCAGCGGGAATATCTGGAAATTATCCATGAGAGTGGCACCCACCTACTGGAGCTAATTAACAGTATTCTTGATCTCTCGCAGGCGGAATTTGGGCGATCGCACCTGCATCGCAGTGCCTTTTCAATTCGGCAACTGTGTACGGACTGCATTGAAATCGTCAAACCCCAAGCCCATCGCCATCAGGTGAACCTGCACCACCAATTGATGATTCCCCCTAGTCGCGATCGCTTTTGGGGAGACTATCGCCGCATTCAGCAAATTCTGATTAACCTGCTCAGCAATGCTATTAAGTTTACCCCTGCCATGGGGGAAGTGATTCTACGGGCATGGTGGAAAGAGGACGAACTCATTTTTCAAGTGCAGGACAACGGTATTGGTATCCCTGCGCACCTGCAACCCTTACTCTTTCAGAAGTTTCAGCAGTTGGATAGCTCCTTTGGTCGTGCCTATACCGGGGCAGGTTTAGGGCTAGCCCTTACCAAGCAGTGGGTGGATCTGCACCACGGCTGGATTGATGTGGACTCCACCGAAGGCAAAGGCAGTACGTTCACGGTGGGGCTGCCGGCGATCGCTTCAGACCCTCTGCCAGAACCCTCGAAACACAGGCTGGATGTCCCGCCTCTGGCAACAACGGATGTGCTGGTCGAGCCTGAGGGGCGAATTGTGCTTGTCAGTGAGGATGAGGCCACTGCCACACTGATCTGTTCGATTTTGACCACCGCAGGCTATCAGGTGATTTGGCTGGTGGATGGTGAAGTGGAACGGTTATTGGCACTCACCCCCATTGCCGTTCTTTTGGCGGAACCCTTTAGCTATGGGGATGTGCAGGAGCTAGTGGATCAATTGCGGCAACGCTGCACCCCTGAGCAACTCAAGATTTTCATTTTGGGATCAGGGGGCAATTACCAAGGGGTCGATCGCTACATTCCGCTGCCGATTAATCCAGAAAGTTTCCTGCAACAGGTGACAATGGGGCTAACTTCCCTTGCCATTTCTGCCCAGTAG